Below is a genomic region from Tepidiforma bonchosmolovskayae.
CGGGGAGGTCGTGCCCGTATGCCTCGACGGTTTGCCCGAGGAGGGTGACCTCGCGCACGCCGTGGGCCGTGAGATAGGCCACCTCGCGCACGATTTCTTCGACCGGCCGGCTCCGCTCCCGCCCGCGCCGGTACGGGACGATGCAGTAGGTGCAGAACTTGTTGCAGCCGTGGACCACGGGAACGTACGCCGTGGGGCCTTCGGGGACGGCGTAGGTGCGCGGCCAGAACTCTCCGCCGAGGTCTTCGGCGGGCTCTTCGACGAGCGCCATGATGGGGTCGAACTGCTGGGGCCGGGCGAAGACATCGACCTGCGGGAACCGCTTCTCGAGTTCGTCGGTCTTGAGTCCGACCATGCAGCCCATGACGGCGACCTTGATGCCGGGGCGCTCCGCCTTCAATTGCCGGATGCGGCCCAGTTTGGAGTAGGCCCGGTCTTCAGCATGCTGGCGGACGCTGCAGGTGTTCAGGACGATGATGTCCGCCCGCTCCATGCGGTCGACCTGCTTCAGCCCGAGGCGCAGAAAGCCGGCGGCGAGCTTTTCGCTGTCCGCCTTGTTCATCTGACAACCGACCGTCCAGAGGTAGAAGCGCTGAGTCATGGGCAGGGAGTGAAACGTGGCGGAGGGGGAGGGATTCGAACCCTCGACCGAGTTACCCCGGAACCCGCTTAGCAGGCGGGCGCACTAGACCACTATGCGACCCCTCCAGTGCCGCCGGAATTCCATTGTAGGGCGGCCCGGGGAGTACCGTCACCAGCAGCAGGGCAGACCGTTGCGCAGGCCGGGATACACTCCATCCGTGGCCGTTGCCGTCGTCGTCGTTATCTTCACGGTCCGACAGGACCGCCTCAACGTTCTGCTCATCGAACGGGCGGCGGAGCCGTGCAAAGGAGAATGGGCACTCCCCGGCGGCCTGCTCCTGCCCGGCGAGACACTCGACGCAGCGGCCCGCCGGAAGCTGGAGGACGAAACGGGCGTTTCCGACGTCTTCCTCGAGCAGCTGTACACCTTCGACCGCCTGGGCGAAGGGAAGGCAGAGGTGGTCGTTTCGTATTTCGCGCTGGTCGACATAGGGCGGACACGGCTGCGCAGCGAAAGCGAATGGCGCCCGGCATGGCATCCGGTCCACCCGACGCCGCCGACCGCCTTCGAGAACGACAGGGTCATCGCCTATGCCGAGGAGCGGCTTCGCAACAAGCTGGAGTACACGAACGTGGTGTACAGCCTCCTCCCCGAGCGGTTCACGTTGACGCGCATGCAGCAAACCTACGAGGCGATCCTCGGCGAACGGCTGGACAAGCGGAATTTCCGGCGCCGTGTCGTAGGGCTCGGCATTGTGCGGCCGACCGGGCGGTTTGAAAAGCAGGGCGCGCACCGGCCCGCAATGCTGTACGAGTTCACGAGCCGGAAGCCGATGATTCTGTAGCGAATACCCGGACTCCGGGTATGCTGTGCCCGTGCAGAGCTGCCCCGACAGTCGGCTCTCCCCGGGGGAAGCGGCGGTGCTGGCCGCGCTGCTGCTGGGACCGCGGCACGGCTACGAGCTCGCAAACCTGTTCGCCGAGCTCGGCATTACCGAAGTGCTCCCGATGGAACAGCCGACGCTCTACGGCTACCTGCGGTCGCTCGAAGCAGCAGGGCACGTGGCGTGGCGCGAGGAGCGTACGGGCAGCAGGCCCCCGCGCAAGGTGTACTCGACGACAGAGCGCGGACGAGAAGCGGCAGAGGCGTGGCTCGCACAGCCGGTCGAGCGGCTCCGACAGGTGCGGCAGGAGTTTCTCGTGAAGCTGGCCCTCCTCGATGCGCTCGGCCGGGCGTCGCAGCGCCGCGCCCTCATCGCGGCCCAGGTCGACGCCTGCCGCGCCTACCTCGAACGGGTGAACGGCGAGCGCCCGGCATCGCCCGTTGCGAAGCTGAGCCGGTCTTCCCGGGCCTCCGCCGCGGCCGCCGCCATCACCTGGCTCGAATCGCTCCTCGCAAGACCCGGGGTAGAGCCATGAGACGCCGGCTGGCAGTTGCGAGCCTGGCCATTCTGCTCCTGGGCGCCGTGCTGACCGGCTGCGTCTCCGGGGACGAGGGCGCTGACCGGCCGGGCACGTACACGCGGGACGTCGAAGCCGGGGCTGCAGTCGGCGAAGGAACATCGCCCCGGCTCACCATCGCCGCGGCGGCCGACCTCCGGTTCGCGCTCGAGGCGCTGCGGCCCGCCATCGAGGCACACTGCGACACGGTCATCACGACGACGTACGGCTCCTCGGGCCAGCTGGCGCGGCAGCTCACAGCCGGCGCGCCGTTCGACCTCTTCCTCTCCGCCGACACCACCTACGTGGAGGAGGTTCTCCGTGCCGGCCGGGCGGCGCCGGCCTCCGCGGCGGTCTACGGGCGAGGCCGGCTCGCGGTCATCACGCGGGCCGGCGTCCCCCTGCCGGCAGCCTTCGCCGAACTTGGCGATGGGGCCTACGGGACAATCTCCATCGCCAACCCCGCCCACGCCCCGTACGGCAGGGCGGCGCGCGAAGCCCTCCGCAGCGCCGGCATCCTCGACCGGGTGGAGGGCCGCCTCGTCCAGGGTGAAAACGTC
It encodes:
- a CDS encoding NUDIX hydrolase, producing MAVAVVVVIFTVRQDRLNVLLIERAAEPCKGEWALPGGLLLPGETLDAAARRKLEDETGVSDVFLEQLYTFDRLGEGKAEVVVSYFALVDIGRTRLRSESEWRPAWHPVHPTPPTAFENDRVIAYAEERLRNKLEYTNVVYSLLPERFTLTRMQQTYEAILGERLDKRNFRRRVVGLGIVRPTGRFEKQGAHRPAMLYEFTSRKPMIL
- a CDS encoding PadR family transcriptional regulator, encoding MQSCPDSRLSPGEAAVLAALLLGPRHGYELANLFAELGITEVLPMEQPTLYGYLRSLEAAGHVAWREERTGSRPPRKVYSTTERGREAAEAWLAQPVERLRQVRQEFLVKLALLDALGRASQRRALIAAQVDACRAYLERVNGERPASPVAKLSRSSRASAAAAAITWLESLLARPGVEP
- the modA gene encoding molybdate ABC transporter substrate-binding protein, which codes for MRRRLAVASLAILLLGAVLTGCVSGDEGADRPGTYTRDVEAGAAVGEGTSPRLTIAAAADLRFALEALRPAIEAHCDTVITTTYGSSGQLARQLTAGAPFDLFLSADTTYVEEVLRAGRAAPASAAVYGRGRLAVITRAGVPLPAAFAELGDGAYGTISIANPAHAPYGRAAREALRSAGILDRVEGRLVQGENVRQAVEYVDNGSADAGIVALALVIDRGADRYLLVDAALHAPITQAGVVTRGTGAERTARCALQYLLSEDGQNALSTFGFEPAQE